The following coding sequences are from one Salvia splendens isolate huo1 unplaced genomic scaffold, SspV2 ctg1060, whole genome shotgun sequence window:
- the LOC121788503 gene encoding agamous-like MADS-box protein AGL104 codes for MGRKKLTMRLIENPTSRQLTYTKHKEGIIKKAGELAVLCGTDVALIMFAPSGRPASFASNGRIEDILLRFVDRPDELRGGPINHEEELEEKLDKLTRKQRESQEKMRYYEPNVEKTNSALEAGVYQQFLTNPDIKGQTARQSTLSRKD; via the exons ATGGGACGGAAGAAGCTCACCATGAGGCTGATCGAGAACCCCACATCCAGACAACTCACTTATACGAAGCACAAGGAGGGCATCATCAAGAAGGCCGGTGAGCTTGCAGTGCTGTGTGGCACCGACGTCGCCCTCATCATGTTTGCACCATCCGGCCGCCCTGCTAGCTTCGCTAGCAATGGAAG AATTGAGGATATACTACTTCGATTTGTTGACAGGCCAGATGAGCTTAGAGGAGG GCCTATCAATCACGAAGAG GAACTTGAAGAGAAACTGGACAAACTCACTAGGAAACAACGTGAGTCTCAGGAAAAAATGAG ATATTATGAACCTAACGTTGAAAAAACAAATTCAGCTCTTGAAGCAGGAGTTTACCAGCAGTTTCTTACAAATCCAGACATCAAAG GCCAAACTGCTAGGCAATCAACTTTGTCACGAAAGGACTGA